Within the Leptotrichia sp. oral taxon 498 genome, the region TCAGTTAAAATATATCATAAGCAAGCGTCAATTGTTCTCGAAAACATATAGGATAATATTGATTCCCACAAAGCAAAATGAAAAAGAGTATAAAAGTTTTTTTGAAAAGCTATTTTCTTGTAAAAATTGTTCAGCAAAAAATGTTGAAGATGAAGAAAAAATTGCAGGAGTGATTCGAGGCGCTTTTCTTAGTTGCGGTTATATAAAAGCTCCTGAAAAATCTTATGCATTGGACTTTTTTTTAGACAGCGAAGATTTTTCAAACTTTTTATTTAATTTATTTAGCGAGATGGGGAAAAAATTTTCAAAAACTGAAAAAAAAGAGAAAAAAATTGTTTATTTGAGAAATTCGGAAGATATCTTGGACATAATTTTTTTGACAGGAGCAGTAAATTCGTTTTTTGCATTTGAAGAAGTTACGATAAATAAAGAGATTCGCAATAAAATTAACAGAAATATGAACTGGGAAATTGCGAATGAAACAAAAAAAATCTCGGCGTCAGAAAAACAAATAAAAATGATAAAATACATTGACGAAAAAATAGGTTTAGCTGAACTCTCAAATGTGTTGCAGGAAACGGCAAAGGCACGGCTGGAAAATGAAGAACTCTCACTTCAGGAACTTGCAGATTTGATGAATATTTCAAAATCTGGAATAAAAAATAGATTTCGAAGAATTGAGACGATGTATAAAGATTTATTAAATTATTAAATTCTTAAAATTGGAGAAAAAATTGGAATTATTATCAATGATATATGGATTTATAGTATTTTTACGAAATAAACTTTTTGATTTAAATATTTTGAAATCTAAAAAAGTTGACGGAGTAAAAGTGATTTGTATCGGAAATATTGTTGCGGGAGGAACGGGGAAAACTCCAGCTGTGCAATATTTTGTGAATGAATATTTAAAAAAAAATATGAAAGTTGGGATTTTGAGCCGAGGTTATAAAGGCAAGAGAAAGACGGATTTGCTTTTGGTACGTGATGAGAAGAAAATTTATTGCACTTCAAAAGAATCTGGAGATGAAGCGTTTTTTCACGCTGAAAATTTTAAAGTTCCAGTAGTTGTGTCAAAAGACAGATACAAAGGTGCAAAATTTTTGAAAGAAAATTGTAGTGTTGAAGTTATTATTATGGACGACGGATTTCAGCACAGAAAACTTTTGAAGGATGAAAATATTGTTTTGATTGATGCGACGAATCCTTTTGGGAATGGGAAGTATTTGCCAAAAGGAAGGCTTCGGGAGTCGATAGATGCGCTAAATCGTGCGGATGAAATAATTATCACTAAGAGTAATTATGTTAAAAAAAATGAAATCTTAAAAATTTTGGAGAAAATAAAAAAATATAGAAAAGAAATTTTTTTTGCTTCCTTTGAAAGTGATTATTTTTACAAATTAAATTTTGAAAATGATGAAAAATTTGGTAAAATAAATAGTGAAAATAATAAAAATTTTGAAAATAAAAAAAATAAAATTTCTAAAAATATTATAAAAAATAAAAATATTTTAATTTTTTCATCTATTGCAAATCCTGCGATTTTTTACAAGACGATAAAAAATTTGGCACCAAAAAATGTGGATGAAATTAAATTTTCAGATCATCATTTGTATAGCTCTGAAGATTTTGCAGAAATTGAGAAGAAGAGTAAAAACTATGATTTTATTGTAACGACGGAAAAAGATGCCGTTAAAATTGATAAAAATATAGAAAATTTGCTTGTTTTAAAAATGAAATTTGATTTGAAAAAAGATTTTTAAAATTATAAAAAATAAAAAAACAATAAATAAAATAGAGAAAAAAATTAGATAAAAAAACAAAAAAATAAAAAAACTAAAAACTAAAAAACTGGAAGGAGAAAGTTTTGGAGATAAAAAGTTTTTCACAATTTATTTTGGAACATAAAAATCGTTTTGAAAAAAGAAAATATTTTATTTTGGACAAAAATTTTAAGATTGTTCGTAAAGAGCCATCTTTTATACTTGAGATGGCTTATATTTATTGTGAAAATGAAAAAAAAGATGAAAAAGTTTTGGAAAATATAAAAAGTGAATTTGAGAACACATTTTTGGAAAAAGAAAAAAATGTAAAAAGACAGTCTAAAATCGAAGCTAAAAAATTGGAAGATAGTTTTATTAGAAGTCTTTTTAACAGGGAGAGCATTCATGCACTAAAACTTGGAAACGAAATGTTTTACAAAAATAAGAAAAAATTTTTTGAAATTTTATATAATTTTTCATTTGTTTCGGCTGATGAAAATAAATTTATAAAAACTTTTTTTGCAGAAAAAATGGTTGAAAAAATTGTTCTTGAAAATGGCGAAAAATATTCAAATATAAGATTTTTTGTGGAAGAGATTTTAAAAAATATTTTAAATTATTTTACAAAGTCGCAATTCTGTTTTTTGGATTTTGAAGATGAAAAAAATATAAAATATTTTTTGGAAAATGAAATTTCTATGCTTTATAAAAAAATTTATGTGGAAAATTTTGACAAAATTATAGAAAAATATGAGATCCGAAATGTGAAAAAAATAAATTTTGAAAAAAATTATAATTTTGAAGAATTATCAGAAAGTAAAAAATATTATATAATTTTATTTAAACATAAAAATAAAAAAATAAAAAAAACAAGTAAAAAAATAGAGAAAGGGAAAAAGATGCTAGAAATGAGATATATCCGTGAAAATTCGGATAAAGTAAAAGAATTTTTAAAAAATAGAAAAAGTGATTTTGATTTAGATGCACTTTTAAAATATGATGAAGTGAGA harbors:
- the whiA gene encoding DNA-binding protein WhiA is translated as MSYSANLKREILGLENEKNEVVFAELFGILASKNAILENGLFFSTENVSFAKRVYSNLRKVTNLDIQLKYIISKRQLFSKTYRIILIPTKQNEKEYKSFFEKLFSCKNCSAKNVEDEEKIAGVIRGAFLSCGYIKAPEKSYALDFFLDSEDFSNFLFNLFSEMGKKFSKTEKKEKKIVYLRNSEDILDIIFLTGAVNSFFAFEEVTINKEIRNKINRNMNWEIANETKKISASEKQIKMIKYIDEKIGLAELSNVLQETAKARLENEELSLQELADLMNISKSGIKNRFRRIETMYKDLLNY
- the lpxK gene encoding tetraacyldisaccharide 4'-kinase, which translates into the protein MELLSMIYGFIVFLRNKLFDLNILKSKKVDGVKVICIGNIVAGGTGKTPAVQYFVNEYLKKNMKVGILSRGYKGKRKTDLLLVRDEKKIYCTSKESGDEAFFHAENFKVPVVVSKDRYKGAKFLKENCSVEVIIMDDGFQHRKLLKDENIVLIDATNPFGNGKYLPKGRLRESIDALNRADEIIITKSNYVKKNEILKILEKIKKYRKEIFFASFESDYFYKLNFENDEKFGKINSENNKNFENKKNKISKNIIKNKNILIFSSIANPAIFYKTIKNLAPKNVDEIKFSDHHLYSSEDFAEIEKKSKNYDFIVTTEKDAVKIDKNIENLLVLKMKFDLKKDF